A portion of the Stigmatella aurantiaca DW4/3-1 genome contains these proteins:
- a CDS encoding RluA family pseudouridine synthase yields the protein MIVAREASGERLDKHLSKHVPGLSLERARQLIAQGNVRIRGKKCQPTRKLWGGEEIELSLPPPRVPQGTAAVEGPGLPVLHDDPDMVIVDKPVGLVVEPGGGAPSVVELLAAQRPPFDVEGVARPGVVHRLDRETSGCLMFARTDAAAAALDQAFQQKRVDKRYWTLVLGETPEHERLEGPYGRDPQDPRKFTTRVKSARRAALSFEVRERLRGATLLEVRLETGRTHQIRVQLSEAGFPVLGDSVYGPSEARAHPVAQALGRQALHALRLAVPHPSTGALVRVEAPLPEDFQKALAALREGGS from the coding sequence GTGATCGTCGCGCGGGAGGCCTCAGGCGAGCGGCTCGACAAGCACCTCTCGAAGCACGTCCCCGGGCTCTCGCTGGAGCGGGCGCGCCAGCTCATTGCGCAGGGCAACGTGCGCATCCGGGGCAAGAAGTGCCAACCCACGCGCAAGCTCTGGGGGGGAGAGGAGATCGAGCTCTCGCTGCCGCCGCCCCGGGTGCCCCAGGGGACCGCCGCCGTGGAAGGGCCGGGGTTGCCGGTGCTCCACGATGATCCGGACATGGTCATCGTGGACAAGCCCGTGGGGCTCGTGGTGGAGCCCGGGGGCGGGGCGCCCTCGGTGGTGGAGCTGCTCGCGGCGCAGCGGCCCCCCTTCGACGTGGAGGGCGTCGCCCGCCCCGGTGTCGTGCACCGGCTGGATCGCGAGACGAGCGGCTGCCTCATGTTCGCGCGCACCGATGCGGCCGCGGCCGCGTTGGACCAGGCCTTTCAGCAGAAGCGCGTGGACAAGCGCTACTGGACCCTCGTGCTCGGAGAAACCCCTGAGCACGAGCGGCTGGAGGGGCCCTATGGCAGAGACCCCCAGGACCCCCGGAAGTTCACCACGCGTGTGAAGTCCGCGCGCCGGGCGGCCCTGTCCTTCGAGGTCCGCGAGCGGCTGCGGGGCGCGACGTTGCTGGAAGTCCGGCTGGAGACGGGCCGCACCCATCAGATCCGCGTTCAACTCTCCGAGGCGGGCTTTCCGGTGTTGGGGGACAGCGTGTACGGACCCTCGGAGGCCCGCGCCCATCCGGTGGCGCAGGCCCTGGGCCGTCAGGCGTTGCACGCGCTGCGCCTCGCGGTGCCCCACCCCTCGACGGGGGCGCTGGTGCGTGTGGAAGCGCCGCTGCCCGAGGACTTCCAGAAGGCGCTGGCGGCGTTGCGCGAGGGAGGGTCTTGA